GATGTCAAAGAACAAATGTGATACAAACCCGATTCCTATACGGGTGGGTGTTAGCGTCAGCTTTATTAATGGGTCAAAGCAATTATTGAAAAGGGAAACTAATGGGTAAATGGAAGCTGAAGGGCCAATTAATTTACTGCTATTATTGCTTATTTAGTTATTTATATCTTTGTTCTAGTTTTTGGGGATGATGTCGATGATAATTATCTAATTGGGTATCCATACCTTTGTTCTTGGAGATTAACCCATCTCGAATCGGGTCTTCTATCTTGTAGTATTTCAGTTTACAacaataaaatctactagttagTTTTGTTTGATTTTGGGTTCTATCATTTGGTTCCATTGCCAAGAAATCAATATTAACCGAGATATTCGTACATatttatagtatagatatataattAACAGATTGTAATTATTCTGTGTAAATATTGATTACGTTTCCTTGTTTAGGGGTTAGGGTTGTTATGTATTCTCCCCTATTTAAAGGGTGTTTTGTTTAATGAAAGATCATCAACTATTACAGActttcatggtatcagagctttggttCTGAATACCCATCGCCTTCCCTTTGGTTTCGACCACTAATCTGTTTTTTTCCTCATCCTAGTCGAACCctagtttttgtttttgtttcccTTCCTGTCGATTTCAGCAGCCTTCTTCCTGTCGATTTCAGCAGCCCTCTTCCTGTCGATTTCAGCAGCCCAGCAGAAACCTTAACCTTCAGTCGACTTTCTTCAACAGAAACCCTAACTTTCAGCCGACTGCCGACTCCCTGAAACAATGCCCAAATCCGACGACTCAGAATCCTCATCCACCAAACCTGTTAACCCTGCCCTGCACCCGGCCTACTCTGTGTCCAATATTCAGTCCAAGATACGAACCCTAGATGGAACAAAAGTGACTTATACCTCCTGGGTGAAGTTGTTCAAGTTCCATGCTATAGCTTACAAAGTGCTCAACCATATTGACGGGTCAACCAAACCCAAATCCACTGGCCCAGACTTTGAAACATGGAAAGCGATTGATGCACTCGTGTCTCAATGGATCTTCCGCACAGTGTCAGATGATTTGCTTGGTCAAGTGCTGGATATAGACGCCACAGCCAGGGACACTTGGGTTCGGTTAGAGAAGCACTTTCTCAGCAATAAACAGGCCAGGGCAGGAGCACTGGAAACCAAGTTCGTTAACCTCACGCTGGCTGCATGTTCTTCTATGGACGATTACTGCCAACAACTCAAAGACTTGGCAAATCAACTGGCTGACGTTGATCAGCCAATCACTGAATCCAGGCTCGTTTTACAACTTGTTCGTGGACTTTCTCAGGAGTTTGACACTACTGCTCAGTTAATTCACTTTCAAaaggctgattgggatcttgctaGAACGATGTTAAATGATGAAGTCATACGCCAAGAGGCAAGAAAACAACGGAATACTTCTGTTCTGGTTGCACCAGCCACTGCAGCCCCAAATAACTCCACTGCAGCCACCCAAAACAATCAGCAACCACCTGTTAATCACCCAAACTGACCCGAGTCAGCAGCAATATTATCGGCCAAGAGGTCGTGGCCGAAATCAATCAGGTCGCGGCAGAGGAGGACGTGGACGCGGCTCACGGGGTTATTCTGGTTCAACCACATGggcttttcaaaaccaaacaggGCAGCCCACTTACCCACAGACACAGTGGGCCTGGTGGAACACTCCACCATGTCCTTACCCAACCCAACAGAATTGGTGGCCCAACAACAACTCCCAACCACCTTCGGCTAACTACCTCGGCTACCCCGTGCCTCCTGGATTCGATGCTTTACGTCCATCAGACCTCAGTGCTGCTTTCAACTCCATGAATCTCACTTACACGGACCCGAACGCAGTCATGGACACCGGTGCTGAAGGACACGTCATTAAAAACCGAGGTATGATTTATGTCCCTGATTCTTCTCCTGTACACACTAAAAGTTTGGTTGGTAATGGTCAATGTTTGCTTATTGAGGGTTCTGGCACGGGCTTTCTTCCCATTCTTAACCGAACCTACATTCTCCCAAACATACTTTATAGCCCTCGTATTATTAAAAATCTTGTTTCAGTTCGTCGCTTTACTCGCGACAATAATGTCTCTGTtgaatttgacccgtttggtttttcTTTGAAGGACCTACAAACTGGACGGCTCCTTTCCTGCCACAATAGCACGGGAAATCTCTACCCAATAACTCTACCAACGCTCCCGCCACAAGCCTGCTTCCTTGCTTCCCAGTCTCTTCCTTGGCATGATCGTCTCGGACACCTAGGGGCTCAAGTTTTAGATTTACTTAGCAAACGTACTGGTTTTATATGTAATCACAATAAGACTTCAAACATTTGTCATTCTTGCACTTTATCCAATAGTAAACGTTTGCCATTTTATGAATCTAATTCCTTTACGTTTACTCCATTTGATATTATACATTGTGATTTATGGACATCAACACTTATTAGTaaatctgggtataaatattaTATGGTCCTTCTTGATAATTTTTCCCACTTTGTCTAGGTATACCCACTTAAATATAAATCTGAGACATTTCCCACCTTTGCAAAATTTCACCGTATGATTGCAACTCAGTTTAACCGCAATATAAAAACCTTTCAATGTGACTTGGGGAGAGAATTCAATAATAATGCTTTTAAAACTTTTACTGCTCAACATGGGCTTTTATTCCGCTTTTCCTGCCCCCAGACATCGTCTCAGAACTGCCGAGCCGAACGGATGATTCGTCGCCTAAACGACATCATCCGTTCTTTGCTTATTCATGCTCACCTCCCACTCTCCTTCTGGGTGGAAGCCCTTCACACAGCCACCTACCTTCACAATATTCTACCCTCGAAACGTTTAAACTTTTTCACCCCTACATTTGCCCTTTACCTTCGTCACCCCACTTATGATCATCTCCGCGTGTTTGGTTGCGCTTGCTATCCAAACACTTCAGCCACTCAACCACATAAACTACATCCACGATCCGTCAGATGCAACTTTCTTGGGTATCCCCCGGACTTCCGTGGATACCGATGCTTTGATCCCACCACCGGAAAGGTCTCAATATCTCGTCATGTTGCCTTTGATGAGACCGTTTTTCCATTTACCATACCCACCCCACCGCTTCTTACTCTTTCCTTGAGGACCCCACACCTTCCGGTTTTACTTTCACCTCCACTCCTTCCCCTAAACCTTCCCTACATTCCACCTCTCCTTACCCGTTTCACTACACACGTCGACCTAAGCCTACCCAACCTGTTACACACCCGCAAACTGCATCACAGTAGCCCTCTACTGCTATTGCGCCCACTGAACAGCCATTAGTTGCTGTACAACAGCCCTCTGCAGTTGCTGCTGCAACCACCACACAGCAGGCTGCTGCTGTCCCTGAGCCTACGGCTCCTCTCACCGCAGCCCCACATCCCTCGGCACCTGGTTCTGCAGTTGTCGGGTCCTCTAACTCTGCCTCGGCAGGCCCACCGCCCAATCGTacaactgatgtgtgtaaaatacaacatataaaacacatcaattaaggcataaaactaaccctttttaagtactaatgttggaaaaagagtgtttttgtcttccttttgtatcttcaggatgaaatgagctcaaaatcacaaaagaagcaaaaagaccactaattctaccataaatacaagaaaaggaacaaaagtggactgcccggaccctcaatggcacctcccaagacaaagagaagaaaacagagtctgaacacgccccgtgtccagcgaacacgggggcgtgcccaggaagcagcagaaaagacaaaccagtagaagcttccattgctcaccacggggccgtgtccagcgagcacgggggcgtggtgaaagtacagcaggcgcattaattgtaattcgcaattacaattaatgaagagagagagtgtcagacgggcacggggccgtgtccagcggacacggggccgtgtccagcgttctgtccagcctataaatagaggagcttggtttcattctctctcatcccttggcacaccacctctctcacacctcatccaccacccaccaccaccatatcaccatcatccaccaccatcatccattgtccatcgtagagtgtgtgagtcgtctcgggatccaagattgatcgtaagagttcttgacaatcaaggccatgtttgcctaagtctcttacatcacttggtgaagacaagtgtttagtataatactttttatttttaatcttttgcactttttatttggttttgtattaatgactttaataactagttacttatgttgaaggtgatctttccttatcgtttgtccgtggtgtcttggcattattttactgtctatataaaataaaagattttcaccattcatatctccacggtctatatggaggtatgttggctacctggtcgggggttaagggaacggtttggtaagggtcttgcccttgttcagcgtttagaggtcctgcttgggacctgggtcaaatttagtaggatctccttcaatgcccataggtattggatggcggggatccaaactctttgaccccctcatgaGTTAACTACtgttaatactataacccggctatttaggactgtatccctgctgactcagactacttagccgagggtaacgtcaccgccaaaagcggggcctaccacaatttgcattaataacttaattcattatctttcaataatccgaccctttaggattgtatccttgctgactcaaactactgggttgagggtaacgtcgccttcaaaagaggggcctactacaataactaagataatctcttaaacaagtgcaaaagtgcgaaaataatcaaaggttatactaatacacgtgtcggatctaagtgattcatcttgtctatctgtttttattttattttatttttcagcatttagttagtttttatttttcttagtttaaatcatttttctaaccttttgatttgattagacgttgaggataaaccggtattaaaagctcttgtgtccttggacgacctcggtatcttaccaacactgtactacgtccacgatgggtgcacttgcccatatgtgtgtttagtgttagtaaatatcgtgttttataaatttaaaacttggctaaaagtgtaaaaagggcttaattgaACATCTAAatacatatacacactgacacgcatcaagtttttggcgtcgctgccggggacacaaggattttaagaaagcttaaaatcgacggcctaatcagtttttcaaaacctttttcaaaacgcgcgcatttttctgcattttagtttagtttttgcatttacagtagcctgaacacggggccgtgttcgctgaacacgcccccgtgctgcatattttagagtagatacccagatacagagtctaaccacggggccgtgctcgctgaacacgcccccgtgctcaacgtgaccagtagatttaattaaaacgcccagatacagaccctgaacacggggccgtgttcacccaacacggggccgtgtccagattctgtttccgtcttatttttgttttctggtcccgagactcagttgtgatctgttgaatgattcctatggatcaatactcaagaggttacaactacacctatgatgaggatgattatagaggtaattattgcactaattgtcgtaacgcacgctcggttcaatatgatacttcatatcaaccatccaattcatacaaccattatgaggagccaaggtaCGATCCATCAAATTCATACACAccctatgaagacccaaggtatgaacctcctccctcatactcatattttgacgaaccaaggtatgagcctccatactcatactttgaggactcaagatatgagccaccaccttcatactcttattatgaggaaccatggcgtgaacaacccacctcatatgagtactatgaagaacaaagtttcaacccttatccatcatacacttacaatgaagaacaatggtgtgaaccatctacttcatatgagtactatgaggaaccaaggatcgaacaaccggattcaagctttgaggatccaaattctttcaatctcaccgaagtaactaataggatattagaacacattaaaactatcgaacgttgcatgaaagaatctcgcgcaagggaaaaggaatcccgcgcaagagaagaattaaaaaatgataataacgtagagatagttgaaagtgtaaaaatggaagaacaagaaagtgaaaaacagacacatgagttaaacaacgaaaatggtgagtccgataatgttaaaattcaagaagagtctaattttgaggaaattattctcttgtcacctactttcgaaaatcattgtttaataacccctcatgccaagtttttaaaagagttaaacactaatgctaaaatcaatgacttagtaagtgttaagttaactaatgatcaaacctcgctaataaaagaagatccttttgaaattaacatcacaccggttccatgtttctttcaaaattcgtttattagcaatatcactattgataaagatctttgtgttaacataatgcctaactacatttttgaaaagctaagtattagtgattatactccacttcaaatacccatttttctatccgaccgaaaagtaatgaaatcaatcggtgtagttgaagatgttttggttcaaacgaatcaaatggtaatcccaaccgacttcgtcattttagatgatgccccctagtcttgggaaaaccttttgtacaaactcacaaagctttgaaaaaccggaaattcaacaatctacctcttcaattaggggcattcaaaaggagcatagatcttgagcgctcaatgaaatatccttttggcaacaatgaccccctaattgaagatgaagctgagccacccgatacaaccgacgaagaagaccactttgtcgatgaagaggtagccatagaacaaacttttaaagttcttgatctagacgagccacaaaataaggtgtctcctaaagacccacccattgagctcaaagaactccctaaaggtttggaatatgcttttctaggcaaagatggtagtttacctgtaattatttcgtctaaattaactagcatagaaaaagaaaaattagttaacctacttaaaaaacacaaaaatgcgatcgcttggaagcttgtagatattaaaggaataagtccttccatgtgcacgcacaaaattttaatgaatgatgactacaaaacggtgattcaaccacaacgaag
This sequence is a window from Helianthus annuus cultivar XRQ/B unplaced genomic scaffold, HanXRQr2.0-SUNRISE HanXRQChr00c070, whole genome shotgun sequence. Protein-coding genes within it:
- the LOC110930895 gene encoding uncharacterized protein LOC110930895, whose amino-acid sequence is MPKSDDSESSSTKPVNPALHPAYSVSNIQSKIRTLDGTKVTYTSWVKLFKFHAIAYKVLNHIDGSTKPKSTGPDFETWKAIDALVSQWIFRTVSDDLLGQVLDIDATARDTWVRLEKHFLSNKQARAGALETKFVNLTLAACSSMDDYCQQLKDLANQLADVDQPITESRLVLQLVRGLSQEFDTTAQLIHFQKADWDLARTMLNDEVIRQEARKQRNTSVLVAPATAAPNNSTAATQNNQQPPVNHPN